The Epinephelus lanceolatus isolate andai-2023 chromosome 13, ASM4190304v1, whole genome shotgun sequence genomic interval CAATGTGACCAGTATCAGATTTATCCTGAAAAAGCCTATGATTTCTGTCTTGATAGCATTTGGGACAATATGTAGTTCTGTAAAAACAAGCATCTGGTATGCACCTTGTGTCAGGGAGTTCAAACTGCCTGTTTATTCGAGGAATGCTGTATTTTCTTTTCGCAGTCACTCTAATTTTATCCACAATTTGCTGTGCAAAGGCACTGCGATTCAGCTCATTCTTGAAATCAAGATCAAAATTATACTCCAGTATCTCTGTgatgaaatattttttggctGATAGCAGTGTTGTGACAAAAGTATTCAATTCAAGCATAATGCCATTGGTCAGTAATTTGGGATCAAGATTTTGTTTAACTCCAGATCCTACATTGAAATCAATGCCCAATTTTCTGCATCTGGAGTAAGAATAAAATGGGCAATGTTCTCCATGAGGTACTGAAAGGATTTGCTGAATATGACTGGTCCGCAATTTCCACAGTTTTAAATGTAGCTGATTTTGGTGTTCAATGTCAGAGGAATTTCCCATATTTCGGTTGATGATTGCACACTGGGCAGAACTAGCACTACATGCAACCAAACGATTTTTTATGCGCTTCATCTGCTTGTACCTTTCACCTTTTACACAACCTGATAGAGTCTTTTTCTCCAAAATAGCAGGAATTCTTGCAAGAATATCTCTGGCAAGGTCAGAATCTCCACTGTGTGAATCAAGATCCAAGTTGTGTCTGAGGAGGTCAAGAAAAATCTGCTCAAATGTTCCACACAACTTTTCTGCAACATTTGTCACTTCAGTCATTGCTCCATTGGTCAGTTTGGTGATATTCAGTTTTGTGTTTGGTTGACATTGGTTTACATGTAGTTTTAGACCTATTTCCTTGCAGAATGGATAAGAAACCACAACCTTCTCTGAAATATGTTCTTTGGTTTCATCACTGGAATAAGGACACCTGGGAGCAGTGCCACACTCTTCCGTTCTCGATTCGCTGCTAAGCTCAATATTAACATTGCGCACGCTCtgatttttcacatttattgATGGCAGCAGACCAGGAAGTTGAAAAACCTCTTTTGAGAATTTAACTGCATCTTCACAACTTCTCAGCTTTCTTACTCTTTTCATAATTTCAAATGTGAAAAGATCCCTCTCATGTTGACTCTGCAGGCCAAAGTCGAAGTTGTACTCAAGAATCTCCATGATGAAATCCTGTTGAGACGAATTCATTGCCAAGGCAAATTTAGCAACTTCAAGCAGAACACAATTAGACAAAGAGTTAacattgatgtttttctttgagCCAAATCCAACATTAAATTCAAGGCCTGCTTTCTTGGACCAGGTGAACTGACCAAACTCTGTGATTGGTGAGGAGAGGATTTGTTTTACACAGTTAGCACGTAACTTCCAAATGATCTCTGTTCCCATTTCGTCTTGCTCCATGTCATGTTTATTTGATGCATTACTTGGAGTCTGTCTTGGCTCTTCCCCTACACAAAGCCCTCTTTCATCGGTCTGACTTACAAATGGTGGGTTCACATTTGAGTTTACAGTTGGTGAACTGGATGAGATTTCAGTGGTGGTGAATAAAGGCGTACAATAAGCAAGATAACTTGGTTCTGAGTCTCCAGCAATGTCAGAGTTCAGTGAACAACTTTTTGGGCTTTGTAAGTGATCCAGTTTGCCAGTGTATCCTGGATTTGTGACTTTGTCAGAGTCTTGATCAGACTCTCCTAGTGGAAAAGTGTGACAATGATCTCCCTCCGCTTTGTCACTGGTACACAAATCAGTGTGATGAGAGAGTGAGTTTGTCGCCATGTCTTCAAACTGTCCTCTTCTGCACCTTTAGTTCACCCTTTCACACGAGCTTGACAGAGCCCTCTTTTTTtggttactttttaaatcaGACTGCCTTCTTTTCATCACTTCCT includes:
- the LOC144466588 gene encoding uncharacterized protein LOC144466588, which gives rise to MATNSLSHHTDLCTSDKAEGDHCHTFPLGESDQDSDKVTNPGYTGKLDHLQSPKSCSLNSDIAGDSEPSYLAYCTPLFTTTEISSSSPTVNSNVNPPFVSQTDERGLCVGEEPRQTPSNASNKHDMEQDEMGTEIIWKLRANCVKQILSSPITEFGQFTWSKKAGLEFNVGFGSKKNINVNSLSNCVLLEVAKFALAMNSSQQDFIMEILEYNFDFGLQSQHERDLFTFEIMKRVRKLRSCEDAVKFSKEVFQLPGLLPSINVKNQSVRNVNIELSSESRTEECGTAPRCPYSSDETKEHISEKVVVSYPFCKEIGLKLHVNQCQPNTKLNITKLTNGAMTEVTNVAEKLCGTFEQIFLDLLRHNLDLDSHSGDSDLARDILARIPAILEKKTLSGCVKGERYKQMKRIKNRLVACSASSAQCAIINRNMGNSSDIEHQNQLHLKLWKLRTSHIQQILSVPHGEHCPFYSYSRCRKLGIDFNVGSGVKQNLDPKLLTNGIMLELNTFVTTLLSAKKYFITEILEYNFDLDFKNELNRSAFAQQIVDKIRVTAKRKYSIPRINRQFELPDTRCIPDACFYRTTYCPKCYQDRNHRLFQDKSDTGHIGHPHPHIMLHTVSADGNCTEQKPPKDLYTGFSTLGKNVMEDYPLCKKIGLNLFVDKDQPKDKLDIHHQGNLREEDVLEVKGKHRHQLMYKTNVTWNKRKWEQKSPTLVPWKSLI